One genomic segment of Anguilla anguilla isolate fAngAng1 chromosome 2, fAngAng1.pri, whole genome shotgun sequence includes these proteins:
- the LOC118219866 gene encoding glycerophosphodiester phosphodiesterase 1-like isoform X1, with product MLEIGDGIVFFSVVFVVVLLVTRSAICATGLTASLYILLLIFRYPQVSRSRVGQVLRPSKTVKTGGVSVVAHRGGGYDAPENTLAAIREASQNGATGVELDLEFTADGVPVLMHDETVDRTTNGSGALSNIHFAELSKLDASANHRLKEKFRGEKVPTLQEAVEECLRHQLTIYFDVKGHAEEAAAALKKIYRKHPVLYNSSIVCSFEPNVIYKMRQADPEVVTALTHRPWSLSHLGDGTPRSSSPWKRHWMQVLDVVLDWAHHHLLWNLCGVSAFLLQKNYISPDTVQYWAKRGVEVVSWTVNTEVEKEYHQRLLNISYITDSLREDCEPHY from the exons ATGTTGGAGATCGGAGAtgggattgtttttttctcGGTGGTGTTCGTCGTGGTTCTCCTCGTAACCAGGAGTGCCATTTGTGCCACCGGCTTGACAGCATCACTCTACATCTTGCTATTAATATTCCGGTACCCTCAGGTCTCCCGGAGTCGGGTGGGACAGGTGTTACGGCCCAGTAAGACGGTCAAAACCGGCGGCGTCTCTGTGGTGGCTCACCGGGGTGGTGGGTACGATGCTCCGGAGAACACTCTTGCGGCGATCCGGGAG GCCAGTCAGAACGGGGCGACGGGAGTGGAACTGGACCTGGAGTTCACGGCCGACGGTGTTCCGGTGCTGATGCACGACGAGACCGTGGACCGGACCACCAACGGATCCGGAGCGCTGAGCAACATCCACTTCGCAGAGCTCAGCAAGCTGGacgcctcagccaatcacaggctcaA GGAGAAGTTTCGAGGGGAGAAGGTCCCCACTCTGCAGGAGGCCGTGGAGGAGTGTCTCAGACATCAGCTGACCATTTACTTTGATGTCAAAGGTCACGCAGAGGAG GCAGCTGCAGCTCTGAAGAAGATCTACAGGAAGCACCCGGTTCTCTACAACAGCAGCATCGTCTGCTCCTTTGAGCCCAATGTCATCTACAAG ATGCGGCAGGCGGACCCGGAGGTGGTGACAGCGCTGACGCACCGGCCGTGGAGCCTGAGTCACCTGGGCGACGGCACGCCCCGCTCCTcgtcgccgtggaaacggcACTGGATGCAGGTGCTGGACGTGGTGCTGGACTGGGCCCATCACCACCTACTGTGGAACCTGTGTGGAGTGTCGGCCTTCCTGCTGCAGAAGAACTACATCTCCCC GGACACTGTGCAGTACTGGGCaaagagaggggtggaggtggtgagCTGGACCGTTAACACAGAGGTGGAGAAGGAGTACCACCAGCGCCTGCTGAACATCAGCTACATAACCGACAGCCTGAGAGAGGACTGTGAGCCGCATTACTGA
- the LOC118219866 gene encoding glycerophosphodiester phosphodiesterase 1-like isoform X2 — MLEIGDGIVFFSVVFVVVLLVTRSAICATGLTASLYILLLIFRYPQVSRSRVGQVLRPSKTVKTGGVSVVAHRGGGYDAPENTLAAIREASQNGATGVELDLEFTADGVPVLMHDETVDRTTNGSGALSNIHFAELSKLDASANHRLKEKFRGEKVPTLQEAVEECLRHQLTIYFDVKGHAEEMRQADPEVVTALTHRPWSLSHLGDGTPRSSSPWKRHWMQVLDVVLDWAHHHLLWNLCGVSAFLLQKNYISPDTVQYWAKRGVEVVSWTVNTEVEKEYHQRLLNISYITDSLREDCEPHY, encoded by the exons ATGTTGGAGATCGGAGAtgggattgtttttttctcGGTGGTGTTCGTCGTGGTTCTCCTCGTAACCAGGAGTGCCATTTGTGCCACCGGCTTGACAGCATCACTCTACATCTTGCTATTAATATTCCGGTACCCTCAGGTCTCCCGGAGTCGGGTGGGACAGGTGTTACGGCCCAGTAAGACGGTCAAAACCGGCGGCGTCTCTGTGGTGGCTCACCGGGGTGGTGGGTACGATGCTCCGGAGAACACTCTTGCGGCGATCCGGGAG GCCAGTCAGAACGGGGCGACGGGAGTGGAACTGGACCTGGAGTTCACGGCCGACGGTGTTCCGGTGCTGATGCACGACGAGACCGTGGACCGGACCACCAACGGATCCGGAGCGCTGAGCAACATCCACTTCGCAGAGCTCAGCAAGCTGGacgcctcagccaatcacaggctcaA GGAGAAGTTTCGAGGGGAGAAGGTCCCCACTCTGCAGGAGGCCGTGGAGGAGTGTCTCAGACATCAGCTGACCATTTACTTTGATGTCAAAGGTCACGCAGAGGAG ATGCGGCAGGCGGACCCGGAGGTGGTGACAGCGCTGACGCACCGGCCGTGGAGCCTGAGTCACCTGGGCGACGGCACGCCCCGCTCCTcgtcgccgtggaaacggcACTGGATGCAGGTGCTGGACGTGGTGCTGGACTGGGCCCATCACCACCTACTGTGGAACCTGTGTGGAGTGTCGGCCTTCCTGCTGCAGAAGAACTACATCTCCCC GGACACTGTGCAGTACTGGGCaaagagaggggtggaggtggtgagCTGGACCGTTAACACAGAGGTGGAGAAGGAGTACCACCAGCGCCTGCTGAACATCAGCTACATAACCGACAGCCTGAGAGAGGACTGTGAGCCGCATTACTGA
- the LOC118219874 gene encoding MAPK regulated corepressor interacting protein 2-like yields the protein MMYTITRGPSKLVTQRRTGPTQQIENKINDLKHKQTPWPDANFPAPKLVFNRLNGKRYHTPPAPQVDRQTECFTAAHEENVKFVYEAWQEVEQQLGSGGQCENGHQEQQQSLVQYSEKSSSPAMKNFVPIDLDEWWAQRFLANIANLS from the exons ATGATGTACACAATAACTAGAGGTCCTAGCAAACTTGTTACACAACGAAGAACAG GTCCCACGCAGCAGattgaaaacaaaatcaacGATTTGAAACACAAGCAGACCCCCTGGCCAGACGCAAA TTTTCCTGCGCCGAAGCTGGTGTTTAACCGTTTGAACGGGAAGCGATACCACACTCCTCCAGCCCCGCAGGTCGACAGGCAAACAGAGTGCTTCACCGCAGCTCACGAGGAGAATGTTAAGTTTGTGTACGAAG CCTGGCAGGAGGTGGAGCAGCAGCTTGGCTCTGGTGGTCAGTGTGAGAACGGCCACCAGGAGCAGCAGCAAAGCCTAGTGCAATACTCAGAGAAGAGCTCCAGTCCAGCTATGAAGA actttGTGCCCATCGACCTGGACGAGTGGTGGGCCCAGCGCTTCCTGGCCAACATTGCCAACCTGTCATGA